One Pseudodesulfovibrio senegalensis DNA segment encodes these proteins:
- a CDS encoding TraR/DksA family transcriptional regulator, which yields MDEKQKKQFKEAVHKEMKIIRTEIPRLEKQCEPIAPDASLGRLTRMDNIVNQSVAKKQLSNLKTRLRKLEEALRDVDEDEDFGRCVECDEPIPMARLLAMPETRLCVDCAE from the coding sequence ATGGACGAAAAACAAAAAAAACAGTTCAAGGAAGCCGTCCACAAGGAAATGAAAATTATACGGACGGAAATACCGCGGCTGGAAAAACAATGTGAACCCATTGCCCCGGATGCGTCCCTCGGACGCCTCACGCGAATGGACAACATCGTGAACCAGTCCGTGGCAAAAAAGCAGCTTTCCAACCTCAAAACACGCCTGCGCAAGCTGGAAGAAGCCCTCAGAGATGTGGACGAGGATGAAGATTTCGGACGCTGTGTGGAATGTGACGAGCCCATTCCCATGGCCCGGCTGTTGGCAATGCCCGAGACCCGCCTCTGTGTCGACTGCGCCGAATAG
- a CDS encoding phosphotransferase enzyme family protein, translating to MDISNILKQWGIDSLSIRSDIFVPGSSERCVQRHVLEDEDGAVWVLERLFPKQHERRERIGQALERLRGAGLPVLYYRRSAQGGFVAQLDGYHWQLAPHVPGDRLPQPDFVDDAERGRSLGDFLVRLHRAGAAVHELDETPDFDLPGYVDELLETVRTRQPGLHGALVSVRPALTPLFEVWGDLPRCLCHGDFHPLNVIWRGMDVAAVIDWEFAGPRPVLYDAANCLGCVGIEDPGALNAGLAPAMLESMGQGGMLDGDAMRFFPHMLLGMRFAWMSEWLRRNDREMQNLESDYMNLLARNLDGLSRIWSRFGNF from the coding sequence ATGGATATATCCAATATATTGAAACAATGGGGGATTGATTCCCTTTCCATTCGTTCGGACATATTTGTTCCGGGCAGTTCCGAGCGTTGCGTTCAGCGACATGTTCTGGAGGATGAAGATGGCGCGGTCTGGGTGCTGGAGCGGCTGTTTCCAAAGCAGCACGAACGCCGGGAACGCATCGGGCAGGCGCTGGAACGGTTGCGCGGGGCCGGATTGCCCGTGCTCTATTATCGGCGGTCTGCGCAGGGCGGTTTTGTGGCGCAGCTGGATGGCTACCATTGGCAGCTTGCGCCGCATGTGCCCGGAGACAGGTTGCCCCAGCCCGATTTTGTGGACGATGCGGAGCGTGGGCGCAGCCTCGGGGATTTTCTGGTGCGGCTGCACCGGGCCGGTGCGGCGGTCCATGAACTGGACGAAACACCGGATTTCGACCTGCCGGGATACGTGGACGAACTGCTGGAAACCGTGCGCACCCGCCAGCCCGGACTGCACGGTGCGCTGGTATCGGTGCGTCCGGCATTGACGCCGTTGTTCGAGGTGTGGGGCGATCTTCCCCGTTGCCTGTGCCATGGCGACTTCCATCCTTTGAACGTGATCTGGCGCGGCATGGACGTGGCTGCGGTCATCGATTGGGAGTTCGCGGGGCCGCGCCCGGTGCTGTATGACGCGGCCAACTGTCTGGGATGCGTGGGCATCGAAGACCCCGGCGCCCTCAATGCCGGGCTGGCTCCGGCCATGCTGGAATCCATGGGACAGGGCGGGATGCTGGACGGTGATGCCATGCGGTTTTTCCCGCACATGTTGCTGGGGATGCGCTTTGCGTGGATGTCCGAATGGCTGCGCCGCAACGACCGGGAAATGCAGAATCTTGAAAGCGACTACATGAACCTGTTGGCCCGCAATCTGGATGGGCTGTCGCGCATCTGGAGCCGATTTGGCAATTTTTGA
- a CDS encoding LexA family protein has product MMLFFAGCGLAPKATRPIREPVLCNLVGSCVAAGFPSPADDYMERPLDLNEHLVQRPESTYFVRVTGDSMIEAGIHDGDLLVVDRSRTPVAGDVVIACVDGEFLVKRLARSAEGQVVLLPENSGYAPLAVPPEADFSLWGVAVHVIHSL; this is encoded by the coding sequence ATGATGCTGTTTTTTGCCGGGTGTGGCTTGGCACCCAAGGCAACAAGGCCGATCCGGGAGCCTGTGTTGTGCAACCTTGTGGGTTCGTGCGTGGCCGCCGGGTTCCCTTCACCCGCGGACGATTACATGGAGCGGCCGCTGGATCTGAACGAGCATCTGGTGCAACGGCCCGAGTCCACGTATTTCGTGCGCGTGACCGGCGATTCCATGATCGAAGCCGGAATTCACGACGGCGACCTGCTGGTGGTGGACCGTTCCCGCACGCCGGTGGCCGGGGATGTGGTCATCGCCTGTGTGGACGGGGAGTTCTTGGTCAAGCGTCTGGCCCGGAGCGCGGAAGGGCAGGTCGTGCTGCTGCCGGAGAATTCCGGGTATGCGCCCTTGGCCGTGCCGCCGGAAGCGGACTTTTCCCTGTGGGGCGTTGCCGTGCACGTCATTCATTCCCTGTAG